The following is a genomic window from Methanoplanus sp. FWC-SCC4.
AGATTTAGGTATTTTGTCCCACACATCATCAAGTGTTTTTTTATCGGAAGGAAGAACACCGTCATTATACATCATCAGATAAGTGGCGATACTTCTTGCGCCTGTTAAATCGTCATGCTTTGATGAGGCGTACTCACCAAAATCATAGAGCCATTTTATGGTATCCGGATCCTTTACAGAGTCAGCTTTGATATATAGTGTGATAGTGTTGGTAGAACCGATTACCCTGCCTATTTTGTCCATGGTAATCTTTGCAGGCATATTCTGTGGAACCATTGAGTCTTCATCGGTATCAATTATGACTTTCCCGTCCAGCTGTATGCCGACTACTGCAAGCATTAAAAGTATAATTATGACAGGAACAGGGTTTTTTGCAATCTTAACTGCCACACCTCCGAGGAACTTGTCGTATTTCTCCATCAGAGATCCTTTTGAACCCTCACGGGTTTTCGGATCTTTATCGCAGCCTTTCCACTCAAGCTGGCAGGGCTCTGCATCATCTGAAAGGTTAACCTCGGTTTTTGGTTTGTATTTTACAATAGTTCCAAAGGTGGGGACTATAACCATGGCGGAGAGGTAGCAGCATACGATTCCTATTATGCATATTATTCCAAAATCACCGACCATAGGGGCAGGAGCAAGAGCTGACAGCGCCACAAACCCAAGGCCTGTTGCAATCATTGCAAGCAAAATTGCAGGGCCCGAACTTGTAATGGTTGTATACACCGCCTCTTTGGTTGTCGATTTCCTGATCTCCTCATCAAAACGGGAATGAAACTGGATTGCATAGTCAATCCCGATCCCGATTAATACAGGAAATGCCGCAACCACAATCGAGCTTATTCCTATTCCCGCAATACCCATGAACCCGAATGTCAGAATAATTCCGCAGAATACCACAAAAACCGGAAGCATCCTGTACCTGACATGCCCAAAAAGGAACAGCATTGCAACAACCATCAGAATCATTGCAAGACTGATTAAGGTGCCCATGTTTTTGTTCATGTCCTCCTTCATCTCAATGTTAAATGCGGGAGACCCTGAAGCTTCAAGCGTTATTCCGGCCGGAGGAAATGACATCTTAATTAATGAGTTTACAGTGCCCACAACCCCGTCTTCGGCGCTTTCCGGCATGCCTGTCTGAAGAGGCACAGATATGAGTGTCATCGTTTTAGAAGGCAGTATAACTCTTGTATATTCAGCCGGTGTATTTTCTACGGCTTCATCAATTTCTGCGACAGATAGAGGTAAAACACCCCCGTTTGCCTGCCTTAATATATCAGGCAGACCTGTAACACTGTCAATGTACCTCTCGTTTCTTAGGTCTTCCTCCAGATTGTCAAGATATTTTACAACCCCCGGAGTTGTTACATCATCGCCTTCTACAATAATGATGATCGAATCTGACCCGAAAATATCTGTATAGTGATTGAGAAGGGATCCGACCGGTTTTGTTTTGTCAAGATACGTATCGGAACCCGTCTTCATTGTAGTCATTGTGGCGCCGTACATTGCAAAAAGAAGAACTGCAACTATGAGTCCGGCAACTACAAAGGGTCTTTTATTTATTGTATTGGCTATTAGTGCAAATAGCGATTTCAAAAAACTTTCCTCCTGAATTTATTTTTCATTTTTAATCTTTAGGGAATTATCTCTGCCCTGTCAGGTAGCCTGTCATATAGCATCTTATTATTAAAAGAGTGCCCGGATACTTCCGGTTCGTAGTCTGCAATTATCAAAAGACAAATCTCCTCTGCAATAACAGAATCCGATTTATTATCCCGGGAAATACCACATTTCTCTGCATAACCGTACATCTTTTCCCTGTCGGTAATTATGCAGGAAGCGCAACCGGAAGCATTAGCCGAAAAACCTGATCTCCCTGACATACCTTTTAGGATATCTATCGGGTGATTATCCTCGTACATGTTCATCTGATGTAAAAATTCAACCAGATTTGCATATTCCGCCGGCGGTATGAAACCGGTTTCATGCCATATTGCCATGGTTTCCGGGTATTCTGTCTGATTTAATTGAATTATACTGGATTTAGATCTTTTCAACTTATTATGCTCCCTTTGGTATTTCCGGTTGCCACTATGAAAATGTGCATATCTATATAATTAATTAAGTGCAACTTTAGGAGTTGTAAATGGAAGAAACTGCAATTGAAACATTAAAAACACTCGGACTAACGGAATATGAAGCAAAGGCGTATGTTGCAGTAGTAGGGCTTGGGATGTCAACAGCAAGAGAGATTCATGAAAAAAGCGGCGTCCCGCAGGGAAGAATCTACTCTGTACTGAGCAGTCTTGTTCAGAAGGGATATGTTGAAATTCAGGACGGAAAACCTGCATATTATCACTCCGACAACCCGGGCGTCGTCATAAACCAGGCAAGAGTGCATCTTAAAGAAGCGATTGAAGAGACAGAAAATTACCTGAACAATCTTCACTACGATACAAAACCCCCGTCGCCTTTCTGGACGATACACAGTGAGTGGGGTATAAAAAGCCGCTTTAAGACACTCATCCAGAATGCCGAAAAGGAGATAATTTTCTTTGTATCTGATCCAAAGGTATTCCTAAAATATGTAAACGATATCAAAAAGGCCAAAAGAAAGGTGGATATCGAAATCTATGCAGAGGATAAAAACGATTTTGCCGGTACAAACCTGAGAATTAATGAATTCAATGAGAGAACACATAGATTCGGAGAGGAGATGAAAATCAGGTCACCTGACCTTGAAACAGGGATTGATGTCGGTTTTTTTGCAATCATTGATGAATCATCCGGCCTTCTTGTTGGAAGACTTGACGAAAAACCGTTTGGAAATCTCTTCAGAATGCCGGGATTCTGCTTTATGCTAAAGTCTTTCATGCAAACTCTCAACGATAACAAATATTAAAAATAATTTTAAAAATACTCCATATAAATATAATTTATCAGACCCGGATTCAAAGACTGGCAAACAGAGCAAGAATAATCTTTAATTGTATATACATGACTCCTGCAGAAGAGAAAATAATTAAAACCGTTTCAGCGATGAAACTAATTAATACAAAAGGAGAGCTTGGCCGGTTTATTGCATCCGAGATCCTGAAATACTCAATGTATGATCTTCAGATAATCGGTGCAAGGGCACGTGACGAAGTCGATATTCTCCCCCCTGCATACAGGGAAAAATTCCGTCCCTTTGCAAAGGAATGGTTTTTTGGGAGGTACCACCGGCTTCTTTCGATGTACAGATCAGGTGAATTCGATAAAATGGATTCTCCAATAAAGGATCGTGAGACTTTCACCGCTTTTTGTGATATGATACCCAAAGGGTGTTCATATGATGAAAAAGAAGGACACCGGCTTGTACCTGTGGATAAAGCGCCCCTATACGATCTTTTTTATTATCTTCTCAGCACCTTTGCAATGTTTGTACTTG
Proteins encoded in this region:
- a CDS encoding efflux RND transporter permease subunit — translated: MKSLFALIANTINKRPFVVAGLIVAVLLFAMYGATMTTMKTGSDTYLDKTKPVGSLLNHYTDIFGSDSIIIIVEGDDVTTPGVVKYLDNLEEDLRNERYIDSVTGLPDILRQANGGVLPLSVAEIDEAVENTPAEYTRVILPSKTMTLISVPLQTGMPESAEDGVVGTVNSLIKMSFPPAGITLEASGSPAFNIEMKEDMNKNMGTLISLAMILMVVAMLFLFGHVRYRMLPVFVVFCGIILTFGFMGIAGIGISSIVVAAFPVLIGIGIDYAIQFHSRFDEEIRKSTTKEAVYTTITSSGPAILLAMIATGLGFVALSALAPAPMVGDFGIICIIGIVCCYLSAMVIVPTFGTIVKYKPKTEVNLSDDAEPCQLEWKGCDKDPKTREGSKGSLMEKYDKFLGGVAVKIAKNPVPVIIILLMLAVVGIQLDGKVIIDTDEDSMVPQNMPAKITMDKIGRVIGSTNTITLYIKADSVKDPDTIKWLYDFGEYASSKHDDLTGARSIATYLMMYNDGVLPSDKKTLDDVWDKIPKSTKESYLYGNTEAVIQFSMKDISIPATQELISDMQQDLDWYVMHPGMTADYTGQMVMFTDLINGIKDTKNPMTYLGFILILAFLLLSYRKFSAVSPLIPIIMIVGWNGLIMYSLDLKYSLLTATLGAMTIGIASEYTILIMERYMEEKEKGMDMYTAVQTAIQKIGTAVTISGLTTVFGFSALLLSTSPVIQNFGTVTVITVGFSLIGAIVVMPAVISLLESANIDKSEKSRKSLKKSEKSSGFYAMISRFIKSVTG
- a CDS encoding TrmB family transcriptional regulator, which encodes MEETAIETLKTLGLTEYEAKAYVAVVGLGMSTAREIHEKSGVPQGRIYSVLSSLVQKGYVEIQDGKPAYYHSDNPGVVINQARVHLKEAIEETENYLNNLHYDTKPPSPFWTIHSEWGIKSRFKTLIQNAEKEIIFFVSDPKVFLKYVNDIKKAKRKVDIEIYAEDKNDFAGTNLRINEFNERTHRFGEEMKIRSPDLETGIDVGFFAIIDESSGLLVGRLDEKPFGNLFRMPGFCFMLKSFMQTLNDNKY
- a CDS encoding DUF2115 domain-containing protein translates to MTPAEEKIIKTVSAMKLINTKGELGRFIASEILKYSMYDLQIIGARARDEVDILPPAYREKFRPFAKEWFFGRYHRLLSMYRSGEFDKMDSPIKDRETFTAFCDMIPKGCSYDEKEGHRLVPVDKAPLYDLFYYLLSTFAMFVLDEPGHPVGTPFPGGFEVYKKREDYFCPIRDKEEEIFHSICNFCPAKQDKNNI